The following proteins are encoded in a genomic region of Phragmites australis chromosome 9, lpPhrAust1.1, whole genome shotgun sequence:
- the LOC133929233 gene encoding cyclic phosphodiesterase-like: MDATDQSPEEVYSVWALPPESVRDRLRRIMEVLRAAHGGPAFEPHATVVGAIRLRRSQAIEMVRAAAAGVRPYTARVVGVARDDFFYQCVYLLLEPTPEVVGASDHCCAHFGYERSAPYMPHVSLLYGDLTEEEEEARKKVEELDKDICGLQFEISELALYRTDTEDKSLDSWEMVEVRHLEKK; this comes from the exons ATGGACGCTACCGACCAGTCGCCGGAGGAGGTGTATTCCGTGTGGGCCCTCCCGCCGGAGTCTGTCCGCGACCGCCTCCGCCGCATCATGGAGGTCCTCCGCGCCGCTCACGGTGGCCCGGCCTTCGAGCCGCACGCCACCGTCGTCGGGGCCATCCGTCTCCGCAGGTCACAAGCTATCGAGATGGTccgcgccgccgcagccggcGTCCGCCCCTACACTGCCCGCGTCGTGGGGGTCGCCCGCGACGACTTCTTCTACCAGTGTGTCTACCTCCTCCTCGAGCCCACCCCCGAG gTAGTGGGAGCGAGCGATCACTGCTGTGCCCACTTTGGTTACGAGAGATCAGCTC CGTACATGCCACACGTCAGCCTCTTATACGGAGACCTgacagaagaggaggaggaggcacggAAGAAGGTAGAGGAACTAGACAAGGATATCTGTGGACTGCAGTTTGAGATCTCTGAGCTTGCGCTTTATAGAACGGATACTGAGGATAAAAGCTTGGATTCATGGGAAATGGTGGAGGTGCGCCATCTTGAGAAGAAGTGA